In Allocoprobacillus halotolerans, a genomic segment contains:
- the pyrE gene encoding orotate phosphoribosyltransferase → MEKTIAKDLLSIKAVFLRPNEPFTWASGIKSPIYCDNRLTLSYPEVRKDIEQGLAQLVKENYPTCECLMGTATAGIAHAALAADILDLPMGYVRGGAKSHGRNNRIEGLVKPGMKVVVVEDLISTGGSSLECVDALREAGCEVLGMVAIFTYGLEDALKNFGTKECSFHTLTNYDTLIQVAVDHEYIEAADLEKLKAWKKDPHDESWMNK, encoded by the coding sequence ATGGAAAAAACAATCGCAAAAGATTTATTAAGTATTAAAGCAGTCTTTTTAAGACCAAATGAACCATTTACTTGGGCATCAGGTATTAAATCACCTATTTATTGTGATAATCGTTTAACATTATCATACCCTGAAGTGAGAAAAGATATTGAACAAGGATTAGCACAGTTAGTTAAAGAAAACTATCCAACATGTGAATGTTTAATGGGGACTGCCACAGCTGGAATTGCTCATGCTGCTTTAGCAGCTGATATTTTGGATTTACCAATGGGTTATGTTCGTGGTGGAGCTAAATCTCATGGTAGAAATAATCGTATTGAAGGATTAGTCAAACCAGGAATGAAAGTTGTTGTTGTGGAAGATTTGATTTCAACAGGTGGTTCATCTTTAGAATGTGTTGATGCTTTAAGAGAAGCAGGATGTGAAGTTTTAGGTATGGTTGCTATCTTTACATATGGATTAGAAGATGCATTGAAAAACTTTGGTACTAAAGAATGTAGTTTTCATACATTAACAAATTATGATACTTTAATTCAAGTGGCTGTTGATCATGAATATATTGAAGCAGCTGATTTAGAAAAATTAAAAGCTTGGAAAAAAGATCCTCATGATGAGTCTTGGATGAATAAGTAA